The genome window GCCATCGAACAAATTGAGATCAGCAACACTAATGAACAGGTGCAAATCCCGACCAGTCCACGCCCTATCTCGGAACTAGAAAGGTCAAATGACCTATCAACCGACAAGATCTCGCTGGAGCGGATTTCACACTCGATCTCGAAATCACGGACTCCAAAATCCACCCTCGAACTGCCGGATTCCAAGCTTGTTCCGTACCGGGTTTCAGTCCGGCGGCGAACAGAAACAACAACAGAACAGTCCTCGTCGTCCCCACAAAAGCAGGCGCAACAGACGAACAGAGGCCAAACTGTTAGTGAGCAAGAGATTACCGTAACGCGGCTGCGCGAGCGAGTTGACCATGAGTCACAGCCGCAGTCTTCACAACTCACTCCAGTAGCTGGCAATCAACAACTACTGGATGAACTGGAGGATTCTGATCCGGTCTTTCGCTGGGGGGGTGGGATGCCCTATAGTAATGATCGACCCGTCTGTATCGTCCATCGCGAAACAGAAAGCGTTCCTTCGTTCGAGTTTCTGCAGCGATCTCTCCGAGACGCATATTCGGAGCTACGTGGTGGGGAACCATCTGTTAAACACGCAGAATTCGTCGCGAACGAACTCCGGATACCCGAGGTATCAGGGTCGATCGTCACACTAGACGTCTCGGGAGACGAGTGGTCGCCGTCACAGACGAACGATCGGCCGGCAATCGAGTATGCCGGGGTCGACATCGTTCCGGACCTTGTTAACCAAGTGAAGGATCTCTATAGCGGCGGGCTCGGATATTTTCTCATCAACGTCCCACAACGGTGGGAGAACTCAATCCGCTTCGGTGACTTCAGCCAGAACCTTGTCGAGCATCTCACCGCTGCAACACTCCCCGGCGATGAGGTACCGACAGGAATTCTTGAGAAACTACAATCGGCACCAGTCTCGATTGCGACACCATACGTTACTGAAATGGATGCATTCGATGACCGAATCTCGCATTATTATGCATTCGATGGGAGACCGGAATCCTGGGAGTCAATCGCACAGGCAGATAGTGCTTTTCAGCGGCTCTTGCGGAGCGGCCGCTGGACACAAGTTATACTCACAGAACGGCAGGCTGCGGGCGAAGAAAGTGACCAGCACTACAATTGGAAAGGATTGCTCATCGAAGGATTAGCTTTGGCACTGTGGCAGAAAACTGATCCCGAAATCCCGTTCAACACGTTCGTCCGGGAAACACTCCTCGAAAAAGATGCTCTGAAGAGTGAACATGAACTGAATGACCAAGAATCCCCAGTTGCAGATATCTATCTCGACACGACATTAGACCATACCGACGAGGCACTGAGGAAGTTCTTGCTCGGTGAAGAAGGCGAATCGATCGAGGTCGGTCTTCCAGCTGCTTTCGAGTTTGAGACCGGATTTTCGGAGGGGGCATTCCAATATCGAAAAATGATCGAATCGATCGAAAAATATCGCGGCCAGATGGACTCAGTTAGTTCGATCTATCTGATCATCCCGCCACGCATTCTCTATCGCGGGAAAAAGCAGGCACAACTAGTTCTCGACCTCGTGACGACTGAAGCAACACAGTTTGACGAGTCTACCGTCGAGCTCTGTATTCCCGTTTTGGAGAGCGGGAGATGTATCGGACTGCGACGTGCAGAACCGCTTATCGATGCACTCTACGACTAATGACTGACAAAACGTTCGGTGCTTGGCTGCATACACAACTCGACAATACCCTCGAAGAGATTCGACTATCGTTACAGGATGAACGTGGATGGCTGGCACCAGATCAGCTTGGTGACGACACAACCTACACATTCACGCTCCGAGACAATAGTCGGAACCCGACCGACCACTATCATCTGATAACTGACGACGCAGACGAGTTGAGACAAACACACTGGATCCAGTACGAGTTCGCTCAGGCTGATGAGGAAGAAGCTGAGTTCCGGACACGTCTTATTCTCGAACTACCACTCGATATCGAGGCGTTCCGCAATCGAGTGACGGAACCAATCACGCTCACGGCAGAGGAGATCAAGTCGCTTAAGACCCATAATGGAGTTCGCTCAGCCTCTGCTGGACGGGTCGCTGGTCTCGACTCGCAAAAGCGAGAGCTACGACAGTTCCTCCGGATGTCGAATGCTGAATGGGGACTGTCAGACCGGACAGGGATACTTTTGGAGGGACCACCTGGGACTGGTAAAACGGAACTCGTTATCGAGACCTGCCAAGAGGAGTTTAACGGGATGCCAGTCACGATATCCGGACCCGAGATCCTCAGTAAATGGGTCGGTGAGTCCGAGAGATTACTACGGAAGAAATTCGAGGAAGCCCGAAACGCAGACACGAACGTTCTCTATATCGACGAGATCGACGCGATCGCACGCAGTCGCAGCGAAGCCTCACAGGAACATAGTGCACAACTCGTTGCTCAACTCTTAGTTCTGCTCGATGGGGTCGACGCGAAGACCAATGAGGCGCCGAAAGTTATTGCCTCTACGAATCTCTCCAAAGTACTGGATCCTGCACTCCTCCGTCCGGGACGGCTCGGTAACGAACCGATCTCGTTCCCGCGTCCAGACAAACCTCAACGTAAAGCGATCATCCATCACTACATCGAACAGATTCGGCGACAGAATCCCGAGCATCTCACGACACCACTTCAAGGACTAGCCAAGCAGCCGATAGGATCCAGTTTGCTTACAGAACTCGCCGAGGAGACGGAGGGGTTCACTGGTGCTGATGTCGAGGATGTGTTCATCGAGGCCGCGGTCAACGCACAGACAGGTCAAGAGGGGCTGCAATCACTTAGCGTCGATATCGTCCGGGATGTCATCAGGAATCGGGAGATCTACCGTTCCGATTTCTACAATGACCAGTGGTTAGAAAAGTCAAAGAACGCGATTTCCTTCGAGAGCGCAGGTGAGGTCGCGATCGTGGACGATGACGTTGAGATAGATGTGCGAGATCTCGTGGATGCGTGGGCAGCAGAACTCATCAGCTCCGGTAGCAAACCAGTATGTTTTCGGAAGGTCACACTTGCTCAGCTTCTAATGCACGATGTTGGAGATACTCGCGATCGAATCGTTGAAGTTTTCCAGCGAAATGCCGACGATGGCCTCTGCGTGTATATCGCTGGGCTGCCACGACTCCTTCAGATGCGGGATCAAACGAATCTCGCAGACACCGCATTAGAAACAATCCACGAACAACTCCTCCAGTGGAACGAAAATAATCTTCTCCTGCACAACAACCCGGGAGAATCAGTCAGTCGGCTGTCTGGCCAATATCGAGACTATGATACCAAATAAACTGTTTCGGAATTAAGTAGACTGGGACGCCAAAGGCGTCTCATCATCAAGAGAGAAAGATGATCTCTCAGACGACTCCGAGACTCTCGTCCTGACTTTTCGGTAGATTTACTGTCACCGATGTTTCTGGACTGCTGCGTCCCCCGGTTAACGAGATCAACGGTGAGTAGAGACTTCACACGACCAAAGTCGAAACCGCGGACGACGACTCAGCGGTAAGCAGCCGCTGTCGAATCCACTGATCGTGCTAAAAGCGGCGCGCTGGTGGTACATTCACGGTAAGAGCGGAACGGATCCCACTTTCCAGTGGGCCATCGAATGGGCGCATCACCTTGCGACCGACGCGCCCAGTTACGTCGAGCGGTTCGGCGAGTCCCTCGAGTACATTGTCAGGGTCGGTTTCACTGATGAAAAGGAAACGCTTCGCTGATCAGAACTCGTAGTAAGCGACATCCTCAACACCGCAGCCTGGACACTCTTCGGCGCCTTCTGAGAGTGTCTCGCCACAGTTTCGACACTCCCAGAGGATCGAGGTTTCCTCTTCGACGGCCCTACGGAGTGTACTCAAGAGACCCATTTTGGCTTATCTGACGTGTGCGCGGTTTTTAATACCACACCCTGCCATCTATCCGTGTTTAAATTATTTTCGTGAAGCGGTATTTTTCTGCGCCCCCGAGGGGTGCGGCGCGGTCTGAACAGACGCAGTCGCCGTGATCTTGATTCGGTGAACACAATGGCTACGACCAGTAATTCGTCGGTCTCCTTCGAGCAGACCGACACGCGATCAGACGAGATGAACAGCACTATCGAACAGTGGATCGACGACCTCGTCGCCGGCGTCGACGACGCGCAGGCCAGCGCAGAGTTCCAGGAGTGGCTTGACGTCCAGAGTCGGTTCCACGATTATTCGTATCGGAACACGCTTCTCATCAAGCGCCAGTGTCCCCAGGCAACCCAGGTAGCGGGCTACCGGACATGGCAAGAGGAATTCGACCGCCACGTTGAGGAGGGCGAGTCGGCCATCTGGATCTGGGCGCCGATTATCGCAAAGCAGTGTCCGGAGTGTGAGAACTCGCCGAGTTACCACAAGAACAGCGACTGTGAGTATGACGAGACGCCGCCTGAAGAGTGGTCGAAGGGGCTGGTCGGATTCAAGCCGGCGCCGGTGTTCGACGTCTCTCAGACCGAAGGCGAACCGCTTCCTGATCTCGACACGGAAGCAACCGGGGACGCCGGCGACCTCGTCGAACAGTTGACTGCCGCCGCTGATGAACTCGGCGTGACGGTGCGGATCGTTCCCGACGAAGACTGGACCCACGGCGAGGCGAAAGGCATCTGCGAGCAGCTGAGTCTCGTCGATATGCAACCGCGTGTCGAGGTGCGTGATCGGGCGAACGAGGCCGACCTCGCGCGGACCCTGATCCACGAGTACGCCCACGCCCTGCTCCACTTCGACGTCGACGACCACACCGAGCGGTCGAAACGCGAAGTCGAGGCCGAAGCCGTCGCGTACGTCGTCGGGCGGTACTGGGGTCTGGATACCAGTGGGTCGGCGTTCTACCTAGCCGCGTGGGAGTCGGACGATCCCGAGATCGTTCGCGACCGTCTCGACCGGATCAGTTCCACAGCAGAAGAGCTCATCGACGTGCTCGAAGACGGCGTCTGAATTCTTAACCAACACTCGGTTCTACTCCCCCAATTTCGTTGGTTAAGTCTGCTCGTCTCCGCCGTCCGCGGTAGTCGCAAGGCTAAAGCAGGCCCGTGTTTATACTCTATGTAAGAAACGCAGGTATGAGTACCATAAAACAATCTCAAAATATACGCCAGGGTCTCTCGACTCGAGAAAGTCGACTCCTCGCACGACTCGCTGGCGCGGGTCACCAGATCATCTCCGTCGACGACATCGAGACGACGCTGGAGGTCCCCCCAAACACCGCCCGCGAGATCGCCTCCCGGCTCACCGAGAAGGGCTGGCTCGATCGGCTCTTCCCGGGCACATATCTCATCGTTCCACTCACAGCCGGCGAGGAAGCCGTGTACACCACCCACGAGTACCTCATCGCCGCCCACGTCGCCGAACCAATGTACATCGGTTACTACAGCGCCCTCAGCCACCACGGGCTGACCGAACAGGTTCCCCGGACGGTGTACGTCGTCACGCCGACCCGAGCGCAAAGCCGAGAGATCCACGGTGTCCCGTACCGCGTCACGACAGTCACCGAGCGGAAGTTCTTCGGCTTTGAGCCGACATCCATCGAGGGCACGACCGTTCAGGTCAGCGACCTTGAGAAGACACTGGTCGACTGTGCGGACCACCCCGAGTTCTGTGGAGGCCTTCGGGAACTTGCGACCGCGATGCGTACTGCCGACGAACAGGGTTGCGACTGGCTCACTGTCGGCGAGTACCTCGAGCGCCTCGACAACGGCGCGGCGACCAAGCGGATCGTCTACCTCGCCGACCAGCTCGGCATCGACCTCCCCGCCCGCGAGGAACTCGTCGCGTCGTTCACGAGTGGCTACTCGTTGCTGGACCCGACGCGACCCGACACCGGATCGACCGACAGTACGTATCGCCTCCGAATCAACGTGGAGCCAGCCATGCTGGAGCCGACGGAGTCCTGATCGCGATGATCAGTCAGGACCGGCTCCGGATTCTCGCTCGCGAACTGGGCGTTCGGCAAGGGTACGCCGAAAAGAACTACGTCAATTCGTGGCTCCTCTGGGGCATCTTCACGAGCAGCTACGGCGACAACCACCTGTTCAAAGGCGGGACCGCGCTGTCCAAGCTGTATTTCCCGCAATCGTGGCGATTCTCGGAGGACCTCTATTTTGGCGTCGAAGGGGAGTACCAGGGGTCCAAACAAGAGCTCCGAACGGTCCTCGATACGATTGCCGACCGCTCTGGCATCGAATTCGAGATTCGCGAGCACCACGAATCCCAGCAGGACCACTACCCGACCCACTACGTCGACATCAGCATTCAGTACCGCGCCGTCCTTAACCACCCCAACACGACCAGCATCGACGTGATGGTCGACGAGCACGTCGCCTTCGACCCTGTTCAGCACACGCACGCGTACGAAGACGTGCCCGAATTCGATCTCCAGGCGTACAGCGTCGAGGAGATCTTCGCCGAAAAGCTCCGGGCGATCTACCAGCGCGGGGCCGCCCGTGACTACTATGATCTCTATCAGCTGCTCGAAACCGATTCGGTCGCGATCAACTTTGCCGACGTCAGACCCGCCTTCGACGCGAAGTGCAAACACGATGGGCTCACTGTTGATCTGAACGACGGACTCCCGGACGAACAACAAGAAACGATCCGCCACCAGTGGGA of Natranaeroarchaeum aerophilus contains these proteins:
- a CDS encoding AAA family ATPase; translated protein: MSNAEWGLSDRTGILLEGPPGTGKTELVIETCQEEFNGMPVTISGPEILSKWVGESERLLRKKFEEARNADTNVLYIDEIDAIARSRSEASQEHSAQLVAQLLVLLDGVDAKTNEAPKVIASTNLSKVLDPALLRPGRLGNEPISFPRPDKPQRKAIIHHYIEQIRRQNPEHLTTPLQGLAKQPIGSSLLTELAEETEGFTGADVEDVFIEAAVNAQTGQEGLQSLSVDIVRDVIRNREIYRSDFYNDQWLEKSKNAISFESAGEVAIVDDDVEIDVRDLVDAWAAELISSGSKPVCFRKVTLAQLLMHDVGDTRDRIVEVFQRNADDGLCVYIAGLPRLLQMRDQTNLADTALETIHEQLLQWNENNLLLHNNPGESVSRLSGQYRDYDTK
- a CDS encoding ImmA/IrrE family metallo-endopeptidase; this translates as MATTSNSSVSFEQTDTRSDEMNSTIEQWIDDLVAGVDDAQASAEFQEWLDVQSRFHDYSYRNTLLIKRQCPQATQVAGYRTWQEEFDRHVEEGESAIWIWAPIIAKQCPECENSPSYHKNSDCEYDETPPEEWSKGLVGFKPAPVFDVSQTEGEPLPDLDTEATGDAGDLVEQLTAAADELGVTVRIVPDEDWTHGEAKGICEQLSLVDMQPRVEVRDRANEADLARTLIHEYAHALLHFDVDDHTERSKREVEAEAVAYVVGRYWGLDTSGSAFYLAAWESDDPEIVRDRLDRISSTAEELIDVLEDGV
- a CDS encoding type IV toxin-antitoxin system AbiEi family antitoxin domain-containing protein, with amino-acid sequence MSTIKQSQNIRQGLSTRESRLLARLAGAGHQIISVDDIETTLEVPPNTAREIASRLTEKGWLDRLFPGTYLIVPLTAGEEAVYTTHEYLIAAHVAEPMYIGYYSALSHHGLTEQVPRTVYVVTPTRAQSREIHGVPYRVTTVTERKFFGFEPTSIEGTTVQVSDLEKTLVDCADHPEFCGGLRELATAMRTADEQGCDWLTVGEYLERLDNGAATKRIVYLADQLGIDLPAREELVASFTSGYSLLDPTRPDTGSTDSTYRLRINVEPAMLEPTES
- a CDS encoding nucleotidyl transferase AbiEii/AbiGii toxin family protein, translating into MISQDRLRILARELGVRQGYAEKNYVNSWLLWGIFTSSYGDNHLFKGGTALSKLYFPQSWRFSEDLYFGVEGEYQGSKQELRTVLDTIADRSGIEFEIREHHESQQDHYPTHYVDISIQYRAVLNHPNTTSIDVMVDEHVAFDPVQHTHAYEDVPEFDLQAYSVEEIFAEKLRAIYQRGAARDYYDLYQLLETDSVAINFADVRPAFDAKCKHDGLTVDLNDGLPDEQQETIRHQWETTLPDLTGDPPAFEMVWEQLDTAISRQGSS